In Erpetoichthys calabaricus chromosome 11, fErpCal1.3, whole genome shotgun sequence, the DNA window actggctttttatcgataaaatggtgtgcgtgatgacgtcacccccccccccccccccaaacgaaCTGTagcataagttttgttgtatcgcgaaaaaaatctgcccttgagccgtttccatacataattttgtgtatgtcgcaaattatctaccttttgttttccacgttacaccccctccactaaacaaagaaacaaagaaatggcgagattattcagacagttttttaaaatttgccagcttactgttatttcagtttcacaaataattggaattgtacataatatccgaagacgacagcagaatgaagcagttgcttgtctgatagccctagagctcgaagaaagtaccccagtgcgacgaaacccacgggtatgggagagacgacagaataagaccttctgggaggaggtggtggagagacacttcacagaaaatctctggctgcaacattttagaatgacacggccgacgtttgaggtGTTGTGTgaattcatcagtcctgatgttgcgcccatcacaggttgccaccgaccaccggttccaacccaaaagcggattgccatcgccctttacaagctggcaacctgcgccgagtatagagtagttggagaaactttcggggttagtaaaactaccgtccatcgatgtgtatatgctgtgtgcaccgctattaaagaaaaattaatgcggcgttatgtcagacttccgactgtagcggaggccaatgaaattgcataccgcaattccttggtgcatcttgtgccacagatttacggtgcgctggatggcacgcatgtgcctattcttcccccgacggaaggctaccgcgattacattaatcgcaaagggtggccatctattgttctccaggcccttgttgatgacaggtgcatgatacgagacatttgcgttggcactcctggaagtgcccatgatgcagctgtgtttgcagcatcggatctgtacaggtgagcctacctttcaacaccccttctcagtgcgataacaactgaattagtactgtaacctgcttcccttaaggtttttaattaaaactgaaatttgaattaatacaaaataacgacgtttaatcaaaaaaaaaaaaaaactctcatcatcagaccatgcgaaccgctctgccattctcgttttgattgcacgtgatatgtgacacatttatttgcgttaaagcccttttttttccgacaaaaagtgtttccaatgtagtttttgcgacatctgaagtatcgatatggaatttatgcgctaaagttaaacggaaaaatatgtacaacattttatcgataattagcatttccatcagctatatcggaaaaaaatttgaagcgctaaatattttttcgcaaaaactccttggatggaaacctgtaTGATACTGCATGCGCATTATTCCATTTTGCGAAAAAAGCAAGGTCCACAAAAAGAACttcatcacatggttaaagtcaaCTTATAGGCTTGTCATGTGCCATGGGCAACTAACTGTAATCGCTCAGTTACCAGGCCATCAGTTACCAGTGCCTTGTAAGAATTGGTAGCGTGTTATCTTGtcaattttatttgtttgtttcagttttaaacatattattaGTAGTGGTAGTTGATAGTAGTATTGTATATTGACGCCCCGGAAGCCAATGGTAAAGTCACAGCAGCTGCTTGTGTATTTAAACCTGTCAGATTCGTTTTAAAAAGCATACTAAGGTTTTGCATATTTACTCTGAAGTATATATTTCTCATGATGGacaaattaaatggaaaaaaatctaaatcaattcCTCAATTCCTACGAACCTAGCCTCACCTTCGCgcacgaaatgactcgaaaaaagattcgttcattttgctgaacgagactcaaaggtccgagtcggtaaaatgatccgaacttcccatcactatcGCGCAGTAGAAATTTGTCCGGTGACGTTAACGAGAGGTTGCCGCTGCAAGTCCCGCCCATCTACGCGAAGATTGGGCAGCTCTGCTAAGCGCCAAAACAATTTGTACAGGATGTCGGAAGTGCACAGGCTGCTACAGAGGAAGACCATACTGCCTAGGTTTGCCACTGTTTTGGCATGAATGTTGTCAATGAAAGCTTTGCACTTTCGTCTGGAGGAGCGTGTCAGAAGCCTCCGGTAAAAGTGCTCTCATGTCAGCTTAGAGAGAGCTCTCCTAGCTCGGGTCAAGGAAGTAGCCACGTGTGCTTCATCAGACGGTGGGGCGGAGGAAGAAGTGACCAACTAGGGCTGAACATGGTGTGGATGCAGGGCACAGTGTTGGACGTGACTGACGAACAGGACACCACTGTTAGGCTGCAGGACGAGACAGGCACCTTCGCTGTCATTGGAGCGCGCAATGTTCCGAAAGGACGACCATGTCTCTTCAAAGGTATAAGCTCGTTACCTTAATTTGTTTTGAAGTCCATATGCGAATAATGGTACAAACGCAGAACGTGCAGTCTAAAACACTACAGAGGTAGATTGAGGCGCTTGAATTTGAAGTGCATTGAGACTTTACTAACGTAGTAGTAGTGATTGATTAACCGTCAGCGCAGTGGTGTACAAAAAGTGTTGTACAAGAAAAATACACATAACCGACGTGTggaaagcatactgtatatggaagttTAATTACTCTTCTCAACTACACTGGCGATACAGTATAACCTTCTGCCTTACGAGTACCCCAAGGTACCGGTGTAGCCTTTTTTGAGCTTAAGTCATGTTACTGATAACGTCAAAGAGGttatcatttgtattttattttcttattcacaGTAAAATACAAGGTGATTGCATTTTTACATTCTAACAACCGAACGCTAATT includes these proteins:
- the rmi2 gene encoding recQ-mediated genome instability protein 2 — translated: MNVVNESFALSSGGACQKPPVKVLSCQLRESSPSSGQGSSHVCFIRRWGGGRSDQLGLNMVWMQGTVLDVTDEQDTTVRLQDETGTFAVIGARNVPKGRPCLFKGNYVMVIGSIQSCSPEPVLRAIKITGLSENPMHRRLWQLEVEDLQEILP